The Microplitis demolitor isolate Queensland-Clemson2020A chromosome 8, iyMicDemo2.1a, whole genome shotgun sequence genome has a segment encoding these proteins:
- the LOC103573099 gene encoding zinc finger protein 845 isoform X2: MSPKGRSGGHEIPKVEVRVSCVATPGAEPQGVRVRIPEPKKRPMSPPSIRTRCPSVPEKDFYRKTASLDRRERYPTLSGAEIKQYVSGSSDFPRANASARRNPMLDRRNRFPTISGAELRRSMTVGRCPLEDGLDLSLAPWPGMKWACVRVLHLYCKVFDQYELFELIVRKNCTSCKCPKEVHDVCHEEWVSVRARLGLKGEGSNNYIGFEPRDRGLAWAPPGLPPHKVEEYFSMLPEISVPRLGTPGERHRDRQLATQLPKQDLARTYCRHLDLRHAASADDFMAARNEIALDIGSVQEVLERGHECGVCHEPLKYGSLAVMASKLGLLYHPSCFQCTQCRELLVDLAYCVHDDALYCERHYAERLKPRCAACDELIFSGEYTKAMNKDWHSGHFCCWQCDESLTGQRYVLRDEHPYCIKCYESVFANGCEECNKIIGIDSKDLSYKDKHWHEACFLCNKCRVSLVDKQFGSKVDKIYCGNCYDAQFASRCDGCGEIFRAGTKKMEYKTRQWHEKCFCCVVCKNPIGTKSFIPREQEIYCAGCYEDKFATRCVKCNKIITSGGVTYKNEPWHRDCFTCSHCNNSLAGQRFTSRDDKPYCAECFGELFAKRCTACTKPITGIGGTRFISFEDRHWHNDCFICAGCKTSLVGRGFITDGDDIICPECAKQKLSE, from the exons ATGAGTCCAAAGGGACGATCTGGAGGTCACGAGATACCTAAAGTTGAAGTACGTGTTTCGTGTGTTGCTACACCGGGTGCTGAGCCACAGGGAGTGCGTGTTAGAATTCCAGAACCCAAGAAACGACCAATGAGTCCGCCCTCGATCCGCACCAGGTGTCCTTCTGTGCCTGAAAAGGATTTCTACAGGAAGACTGCATCTTTGGATCGCCGTGAAAGGTATCCGACCTTGTCTGGTGCTGAGATAAAACAGTATGTAAGCGGATCTTCTGACTTTCCACGTGCTAATGCTTCTGCGAGGCGAAACCCCATGTTGGATAGAAGAAATCGGTTCCCTACGATTTCGGGCGCTGAGTTGAGGCGCAGTATGACTGTAGGTCGGTGTCCACTAGAAGATGGACTCGATCTCAGTTTAGCTCCTTGGCCGGGAATGAAGTGGGCCTGCGTTCGAGTGCTTCATCTCTACTGTAAGGTCTTCGATCAGTATGAACTCTTCGAGCTGATCGTTAG gaaaaattGTACGAGTTGCAAATGTCCGAAAGAAGTCCACGATGTTTGTCACGAAGAATGGGTATCAGTACGAGCACGTTTGGGTTTGAAAGGAGAAGgctctaataattatattggaTTTGAGCCGCGAGATCGAGGACTTGCTTGGGCACCACCTGGATTACCACCGCAtaag gtggaagaatatttttcaatgctgCCAGAAATATCAGTACCGCGATTAGGTACTCCTGGGGAACGTCATCGAGATCGTCAACTGGCGACTCAATTACCCAAGCAAGACCTCGCACGAACTTACTGTCGTCACTTGGACCTCAGGCACGCGGCGAGTGCTGATGATTTTATGGCTGCGAGAAATGAAATAGCTCTGGACATTGGTAGTGTCCAGGAAGTACTTGAACGAGGACAT gaatgtGGTGTTTGTCACGAGCCGTTAAAGTACGGAAGTCTTGCCGTGATGGCAAGTAAACTTGGATTACTTTATCATCCCTCGTGTTTCCAGTGTACACAATGTCGAGAATTGCTTGTTGATCTAGCTTATTGCGTTCATGACGACGCTTTGTATTGTGAGAGACACTATGCTGAGAGACTCAAGCCTCGTTGTGCTGCTTGTGAcgag TTGATTTTCAGTGGCGAGTACACAAAGGCAATGAACAAGGATTGGCACAGCGGTCACTTCTGTTGTTGGCAGTGCGACGAGTCCTTGACCGGACAGCGTTACGTCCTGCGCGACGAGCATCCCTACTGCATCAAGTGCTACGAAAGCGTATTTGCAAACGGCTGCGAGGAGTGCAACAAGATCATCGGTATCGACTCAAAG gaTCTTTCGTACAAGGACAAGCACTGGCACGAGGCTTGTTTCCTCTGCAACAAGTGCAGGGTCTCTTTGGTGGACAAACAATTTGGAAGCAAGGTCGACAAGATTTATTGTGGCAATTGTTACGATGCCCAGTTCGCAAGCCGTTGCGATGGATGCGGCGAGATCTTCCGCGCTg GTACCAAGAAGATGGAATACAAGACTCGACAGTGGCACGAGAAATGTTTTTGCTGCGTCGTATGCAAGAATCCCATTGGTACAAAGAGCTTCATTCCGCGCGAGCAGGAAATTTACTGTGCCGGTTGTTACGAGGATAAATTTGCCACTCGTTGCGTCAAGTGTAATAAg ATTATCACCAGCGGTGGCGTAACATACAAGAATGAACCATGGCACAGAGATTGTTTCACTTGCAGCCATTGTAACAATTCACTGGCAGGCCAGCGATTTACTTCACGCGATGATAAGCCGTACTGTGCTGAATGTTTTGGCGAGCTTTTTGCCAAGAGGTGTACAGCTTGCACGAAACCAATCACTg gcATCGGTGGCACACGTTTTATCTCGTTCGAGGACAGGCATTGGCACAATGACTGCTTCATCTGCGCTGGATGCAAAACCTCACTAGTCGGACGTGGATTCATAACTGACGGCGACGACATCATCTGTCCCGAGTGCGCCAAACAGAAGCTCTCGGAATGA
- the LOC103573099 gene encoding four and a half LIM domains protein 3 isoform X5, whose translation MLQRLERTEWHYVILKNVQITDLEDGQPCLQCGETCSGFSPHTWRKNCTSCKCPKEVHDVCHEEWVSVRARLGLKGEGSNNYIGFEPRDRGLAWAPPGLPPHKVEEYFSMLPEISVPRLGTPGERHRDRQLATQLPKQDLARTYCRHLDLRHAASADDFMAARNEIALDIGSVQEVLERGHECGVCHEPLKYGSLAVMASKLGLLYHPSCFQCTQCRELLVDLAYCVHDDALYCERHYAERLKPRCAACDELIFSGEYTKAMNKDWHSGHFCCWQCDESLTGQRYVLRDEHPYCIKCYESVFANGCEECNKIIGIDSKDLSYKDKHWHEACFLCNKCRVSLVDKQFGSKVDKIYCGNCYDAQFASRCDGCGEIFRAGTKKMEYKTRQWHEKCFCCVVCKNPIGTKSFIPREQEIYCAGCYEDKFATRCVKCNKIITSGGVTYKNEPWHRDCFTCSHCNNSLAGQRFTSRDDKPYCAECFGELFAKRCTACTKPITGIGGTRFISFEDRHWHNDCFICAGCKTSLVGRGFITDGDDIICPECAKQKLSE comes from the exons gaaaaattGTACGAGTTGCAAATGTCCGAAAGAAGTCCACGATGTTTGTCACGAAGAATGGGTATCAGTACGAGCACGTTTGGGTTTGAAAGGAGAAGgctctaataattatattggaTTTGAGCCGCGAGATCGAGGACTTGCTTGGGCACCACCTGGATTACCACCGCAtaag gtggaagaatatttttcaatgctgCCAGAAATATCAGTACCGCGATTAGGTACTCCTGGGGAACGTCATCGAGATCGTCAACTGGCGACTCAATTACCCAAGCAAGACCTCGCACGAACTTACTGTCGTCACTTGGACCTCAGGCACGCGGCGAGTGCTGATGATTTTATGGCTGCGAGAAATGAAATAGCTCTGGACATTGGTAGTGTCCAGGAAGTACTTGAACGAGGACAT gaatgtGGTGTTTGTCACGAGCCGTTAAAGTACGGAAGTCTTGCCGTGATGGCAAGTAAACTTGGATTACTTTATCATCCCTCGTGTTTCCAGTGTACACAATGTCGAGAATTGCTTGTTGATCTAGCTTATTGCGTTCATGACGACGCTTTGTATTGTGAGAGACACTATGCTGAGAGACTCAAGCCTCGTTGTGCTGCTTGTGAcgag TTGATTTTCAGTGGCGAGTACACAAAGGCAATGAACAAGGATTGGCACAGCGGTCACTTCTGTTGTTGGCAGTGCGACGAGTCCTTGACCGGACAGCGTTACGTCCTGCGCGACGAGCATCCCTACTGCATCAAGTGCTACGAAAGCGTATTTGCAAACGGCTGCGAGGAGTGCAACAAGATCATCGGTATCGACTCAAAG gaTCTTTCGTACAAGGACAAGCACTGGCACGAGGCTTGTTTCCTCTGCAACAAGTGCAGGGTCTCTTTGGTGGACAAACAATTTGGAAGCAAGGTCGACAAGATTTATTGTGGCAATTGTTACGATGCCCAGTTCGCAAGCCGTTGCGATGGATGCGGCGAGATCTTCCGCGCTg GTACCAAGAAGATGGAATACAAGACTCGACAGTGGCACGAGAAATGTTTTTGCTGCGTCGTATGCAAGAATCCCATTGGTACAAAGAGCTTCATTCCGCGCGAGCAGGAAATTTACTGTGCCGGTTGTTACGAGGATAAATTTGCCACTCGTTGCGTCAAGTGTAATAAg ATTATCACCAGCGGTGGCGTAACATACAAGAATGAACCATGGCACAGAGATTGTTTCACTTGCAGCCATTGTAACAATTCACTGGCAGGCCAGCGATTTACTTCACGCGATGATAAGCCGTACTGTGCTGAATGTTTTGGCGAGCTTTTTGCCAAGAGGTGTACAGCTTGCACGAAACCAATCACTg gcATCGGTGGCACACGTTTTATCTCGTTCGAGGACAGGCATTGGCACAATGACTGCTTCATCTGCGCTGGATGCAAAACCTCACTAGTCGGACGTGGATTCATAACTGACGGCGACGACATCATCTGTCCCGAGTGCGCCAAACAGAAGCTCTCGGAATGA
- the LOC103573099 gene encoding prickle planar cell polarity protein 3-A isoform X3 has translation MVWDDRLSVKEVTEEKKKTPRFPSRERNFAVRRKGARRAAPTRESGFSVSDLPSPMPPPPPPLPPPLASVVQDSPHENLCLHCPCNETFGLNEKNCTSCKCPKEVHDVCHEEWVSVRARLGLKGEGSNNYIGFEPRDRGLAWAPPGLPPHKVEEYFSMLPEISVPRLGTPGERHRDRQLATQLPKQDLARTYCRHLDLRHAASADDFMAARNEIALDIGSVQEVLERGHECGVCHEPLKYGSLAVMASKLGLLYHPSCFQCTQCRELLVDLAYCVHDDALYCERHYAERLKPRCAACDELIFSGEYTKAMNKDWHSGHFCCWQCDESLTGQRYVLRDEHPYCIKCYESVFANGCEECNKIIGIDSKDLSYKDKHWHEACFLCNKCRVSLVDKQFGSKVDKIYCGNCYDAQFASRCDGCGEIFRAGTKKMEYKTRQWHEKCFCCVVCKNPIGTKSFIPREQEIYCAGCYEDKFATRCVKCNKIITSGGVTYKNEPWHRDCFTCSHCNNSLAGQRFTSRDDKPYCAECFGELFAKRCTACTKPITGIGGTRFISFEDRHWHNDCFICAGCKTSLVGRGFITDGDDIICPECAKQKLSE, from the exons atggtttgGGACGACCGGTTATCAGTGAAAGAAGTGAcggaagaaaagaaaaaaacaccGCGTTTTCCGTCGCGGGAACGAAATTTTGCGGTGAGAAGAAAAGGCGCTCGAAGAGCAGCTCCGACAAGGGAAAGTGGATTTTCAGTTAGTGATTTACCATCTCCGATGCCTCCTCCCCCACCACCTCTACCACCGCCACTGGCATCAGTTGTTCAAGATTCACCGcatgaaaatttatgtttacacTGTCCTTGTAACGAAACCTTCGGACTTAATGA gaaaaattGTACGAGTTGCAAATGTCCGAAAGAAGTCCACGATGTTTGTCACGAAGAATGGGTATCAGTACGAGCACGTTTGGGTTTGAAAGGAGAAGgctctaataattatattggaTTTGAGCCGCGAGATCGAGGACTTGCTTGGGCACCACCTGGATTACCACCGCAtaag gtggaagaatatttttcaatgctgCCAGAAATATCAGTACCGCGATTAGGTACTCCTGGGGAACGTCATCGAGATCGTCAACTGGCGACTCAATTACCCAAGCAAGACCTCGCACGAACTTACTGTCGTCACTTGGACCTCAGGCACGCGGCGAGTGCTGATGATTTTATGGCTGCGAGAAATGAAATAGCTCTGGACATTGGTAGTGTCCAGGAAGTACTTGAACGAGGACAT gaatgtGGTGTTTGTCACGAGCCGTTAAAGTACGGAAGTCTTGCCGTGATGGCAAGTAAACTTGGATTACTTTATCATCCCTCGTGTTTCCAGTGTACACAATGTCGAGAATTGCTTGTTGATCTAGCTTATTGCGTTCATGACGACGCTTTGTATTGTGAGAGACACTATGCTGAGAGACTCAAGCCTCGTTGTGCTGCTTGTGAcgag TTGATTTTCAGTGGCGAGTACACAAAGGCAATGAACAAGGATTGGCACAGCGGTCACTTCTGTTGTTGGCAGTGCGACGAGTCCTTGACCGGACAGCGTTACGTCCTGCGCGACGAGCATCCCTACTGCATCAAGTGCTACGAAAGCGTATTTGCAAACGGCTGCGAGGAGTGCAACAAGATCATCGGTATCGACTCAAAG gaTCTTTCGTACAAGGACAAGCACTGGCACGAGGCTTGTTTCCTCTGCAACAAGTGCAGGGTCTCTTTGGTGGACAAACAATTTGGAAGCAAGGTCGACAAGATTTATTGTGGCAATTGTTACGATGCCCAGTTCGCAAGCCGTTGCGATGGATGCGGCGAGATCTTCCGCGCTg GTACCAAGAAGATGGAATACAAGACTCGACAGTGGCACGAGAAATGTTTTTGCTGCGTCGTATGCAAGAATCCCATTGGTACAAAGAGCTTCATTCCGCGCGAGCAGGAAATTTACTGTGCCGGTTGTTACGAGGATAAATTTGCCACTCGTTGCGTCAAGTGTAATAAg ATTATCACCAGCGGTGGCGTAACATACAAGAATGAACCATGGCACAGAGATTGTTTCACTTGCAGCCATTGTAACAATTCACTGGCAGGCCAGCGATTTACTTCACGCGATGATAAGCCGTACTGTGCTGAATGTTTTGGCGAGCTTTTTGCCAAGAGGTGTACAGCTTGCACGAAACCAATCACTg gcATCGGTGGCACACGTTTTATCTCGTTCGAGGACAGGCATTGGCACAATGACTGCTTCATCTGCGCTGGATGCAAAACCTCACTAGTCGGACGTGGATTCATAACTGACGGCGACGACATCATCTGTCCCGAGTGCGCCAAACAGAAGCTCTCGGAATGA
- the LOC103573099 gene encoding four and a half LIM domains protein 2 isoform X7 — protein sequence MFENKKNCTSCKCPKEVHDVCHEEWVSVRARLGLKGEGSNNYIGFEPRDRGLAWAPPGLPPHKVEEYFSMLPEISVPRLGTPGERHRDRQLATQLPKQDLARTYCRHLDLRHAASADDFMAARNEIALDIGSVQEVLERGHECGVCHEPLKYGSLAVMASKLGLLYHPSCFQCTQCRELLVDLAYCVHDDALYCERHYAERLKPRCAACDELIFSGEYTKAMNKDWHSGHFCCWQCDESLTGQRYVLRDEHPYCIKCYESVFANGCEECNKIIGIDSKDLSYKDKHWHEACFLCNKCRVSLVDKQFGSKVDKIYCGNCYDAQFASRCDGCGEIFRAGTKKMEYKTRQWHEKCFCCVVCKNPIGTKSFIPREQEIYCAGCYEDKFATRCVKCNKIITSGGVTYKNEPWHRDCFTCSHCNNSLAGQRFTSRDDKPYCAECFGELFAKRCTACTKPITGIGGTRFISFEDRHWHNDCFICAGCKTSLVGRGFITDGDDIICPECAKQKLSE from the exons ATGTTTGAGAACAA gaaaaattGTACGAGTTGCAAATGTCCGAAAGAAGTCCACGATGTTTGTCACGAAGAATGGGTATCAGTACGAGCACGTTTGGGTTTGAAAGGAGAAGgctctaataattatattggaTTTGAGCCGCGAGATCGAGGACTTGCTTGGGCACCACCTGGATTACCACCGCAtaag gtggaagaatatttttcaatgctgCCAGAAATATCAGTACCGCGATTAGGTACTCCTGGGGAACGTCATCGAGATCGTCAACTGGCGACTCAATTACCCAAGCAAGACCTCGCACGAACTTACTGTCGTCACTTGGACCTCAGGCACGCGGCGAGTGCTGATGATTTTATGGCTGCGAGAAATGAAATAGCTCTGGACATTGGTAGTGTCCAGGAAGTACTTGAACGAGGACAT gaatgtGGTGTTTGTCACGAGCCGTTAAAGTACGGAAGTCTTGCCGTGATGGCAAGTAAACTTGGATTACTTTATCATCCCTCGTGTTTCCAGTGTACACAATGTCGAGAATTGCTTGTTGATCTAGCTTATTGCGTTCATGACGACGCTTTGTATTGTGAGAGACACTATGCTGAGAGACTCAAGCCTCGTTGTGCTGCTTGTGAcgag TTGATTTTCAGTGGCGAGTACACAAAGGCAATGAACAAGGATTGGCACAGCGGTCACTTCTGTTGTTGGCAGTGCGACGAGTCCTTGACCGGACAGCGTTACGTCCTGCGCGACGAGCATCCCTACTGCATCAAGTGCTACGAAAGCGTATTTGCAAACGGCTGCGAGGAGTGCAACAAGATCATCGGTATCGACTCAAAG gaTCTTTCGTACAAGGACAAGCACTGGCACGAGGCTTGTTTCCTCTGCAACAAGTGCAGGGTCTCTTTGGTGGACAAACAATTTGGAAGCAAGGTCGACAAGATTTATTGTGGCAATTGTTACGATGCCCAGTTCGCAAGCCGTTGCGATGGATGCGGCGAGATCTTCCGCGCTg GTACCAAGAAGATGGAATACAAGACTCGACAGTGGCACGAGAAATGTTTTTGCTGCGTCGTATGCAAGAATCCCATTGGTACAAAGAGCTTCATTCCGCGCGAGCAGGAAATTTACTGTGCCGGTTGTTACGAGGATAAATTTGCCACTCGTTGCGTCAAGTGTAATAAg ATTATCACCAGCGGTGGCGTAACATACAAGAATGAACCATGGCACAGAGATTGTTTCACTTGCAGCCATTGTAACAATTCACTGGCAGGCCAGCGATTTACTTCACGCGATGATAAGCCGTACTGTGCTGAATGTTTTGGCGAGCTTTTTGCCAAGAGGTGTACAGCTTGCACGAAACCAATCACTg gcATCGGTGGCACACGTTTTATCTCGTTCGAGGACAGGCATTGGCACAATGACTGCTTCATCTGCGCTGGATGCAAAACCTCACTAGTCGGACGTGGATTCATAACTGACGGCGACGACATCATCTGTCCCGAGTGCGCCAAACAGAAGCTCTCGGAATGA
- the LOC103573099 gene encoding four and a half LIM domains protein 3 isoform X6, protein MNGDRLISVEPFDEQNVQITDLEDGQPCLQCGETCSGFSPHTWRKNCTSCKCPKEVHDVCHEEWVSVRARLGLKGEGSNNYIGFEPRDRGLAWAPPGLPPHKVEEYFSMLPEISVPRLGTPGERHRDRQLATQLPKQDLARTYCRHLDLRHAASADDFMAARNEIALDIGSVQEVLERGHECGVCHEPLKYGSLAVMASKLGLLYHPSCFQCTQCRELLVDLAYCVHDDALYCERHYAERLKPRCAACDELIFSGEYTKAMNKDWHSGHFCCWQCDESLTGQRYVLRDEHPYCIKCYESVFANGCEECNKIIGIDSKDLSYKDKHWHEACFLCNKCRVSLVDKQFGSKVDKIYCGNCYDAQFASRCDGCGEIFRAGTKKMEYKTRQWHEKCFCCVVCKNPIGTKSFIPREQEIYCAGCYEDKFATRCVKCNKIITSGGVTYKNEPWHRDCFTCSHCNNSLAGQRFTSRDDKPYCAECFGELFAKRCTACTKPITGIGGTRFISFEDRHWHNDCFICAGCKTSLVGRGFITDGDDIICPECAKQKLSE, encoded by the exons gaaaaattGTACGAGTTGCAAATGTCCGAAAGAAGTCCACGATGTTTGTCACGAAGAATGGGTATCAGTACGAGCACGTTTGGGTTTGAAAGGAGAAGgctctaataattatattggaTTTGAGCCGCGAGATCGAGGACTTGCTTGGGCACCACCTGGATTACCACCGCAtaag gtggaagaatatttttcaatgctgCCAGAAATATCAGTACCGCGATTAGGTACTCCTGGGGAACGTCATCGAGATCGTCAACTGGCGACTCAATTACCCAAGCAAGACCTCGCACGAACTTACTGTCGTCACTTGGACCTCAGGCACGCGGCGAGTGCTGATGATTTTATGGCTGCGAGAAATGAAATAGCTCTGGACATTGGTAGTGTCCAGGAAGTACTTGAACGAGGACAT gaatgtGGTGTTTGTCACGAGCCGTTAAAGTACGGAAGTCTTGCCGTGATGGCAAGTAAACTTGGATTACTTTATCATCCCTCGTGTTTCCAGTGTACACAATGTCGAGAATTGCTTGTTGATCTAGCTTATTGCGTTCATGACGACGCTTTGTATTGTGAGAGACACTATGCTGAGAGACTCAAGCCTCGTTGTGCTGCTTGTGAcgag TTGATTTTCAGTGGCGAGTACACAAAGGCAATGAACAAGGATTGGCACAGCGGTCACTTCTGTTGTTGGCAGTGCGACGAGTCCTTGACCGGACAGCGTTACGTCCTGCGCGACGAGCATCCCTACTGCATCAAGTGCTACGAAAGCGTATTTGCAAACGGCTGCGAGGAGTGCAACAAGATCATCGGTATCGACTCAAAG gaTCTTTCGTACAAGGACAAGCACTGGCACGAGGCTTGTTTCCTCTGCAACAAGTGCAGGGTCTCTTTGGTGGACAAACAATTTGGAAGCAAGGTCGACAAGATTTATTGTGGCAATTGTTACGATGCCCAGTTCGCAAGCCGTTGCGATGGATGCGGCGAGATCTTCCGCGCTg GTACCAAGAAGATGGAATACAAGACTCGACAGTGGCACGAGAAATGTTTTTGCTGCGTCGTATGCAAGAATCCCATTGGTACAAAGAGCTTCATTCCGCGCGAGCAGGAAATTTACTGTGCCGGTTGTTACGAGGATAAATTTGCCACTCGTTGCGTCAAGTGTAATAAg ATTATCACCAGCGGTGGCGTAACATACAAGAATGAACCATGGCACAGAGATTGTTTCACTTGCAGCCATTGTAACAATTCACTGGCAGGCCAGCGATTTACTTCACGCGATGATAAGCCGTACTGTGCTGAATGTTTTGGCGAGCTTTTTGCCAAGAGGTGTACAGCTTGCACGAAACCAATCACTg gcATCGGTGGCACACGTTTTATCTCGTTCGAGGACAGGCATTGGCACAATGACTGCTTCATCTGCGCTGGATGCAAAACCTCACTAGTCGGACGTGGATTCATAACTGACGGCGACGACATCATCTGTCCCGAGTGCGCCAAACAGAAGCTCTCGGAATGA
- the LOC103573099 gene encoding prickle planar cell polarity protein 3-A isoform X4, giving the protein MNDRWEMRKHTAIVHNPGNAYDDDDEDENYDNDNGNNDNNADDDDDDDDGNERSTIYCSGKNCTSCKCPKEVHDVCHEEWVSVRARLGLKGEGSNNYIGFEPRDRGLAWAPPGLPPHKVEEYFSMLPEISVPRLGTPGERHRDRQLATQLPKQDLARTYCRHLDLRHAASADDFMAARNEIALDIGSVQEVLERGHECGVCHEPLKYGSLAVMASKLGLLYHPSCFQCTQCRELLVDLAYCVHDDALYCERHYAERLKPRCAACDELIFSGEYTKAMNKDWHSGHFCCWQCDESLTGQRYVLRDEHPYCIKCYESVFANGCEECNKIIGIDSKDLSYKDKHWHEACFLCNKCRVSLVDKQFGSKVDKIYCGNCYDAQFASRCDGCGEIFRAGTKKMEYKTRQWHEKCFCCVVCKNPIGTKSFIPREQEIYCAGCYEDKFATRCVKCNKIITSGGVTYKNEPWHRDCFTCSHCNNSLAGQRFTSRDDKPYCAECFGELFAKRCTACTKPITGIGGTRFISFEDRHWHNDCFICAGCKTSLVGRGFITDGDDIICPECAKQKLSE; this is encoded by the exons atgaaCGACAGATGGGAGATGCGAAAACACACTGCGATTGTCCATAATCCTGGGAATGCGTACGATGACGATGACGAGGATGAGAATTACGATAATGATAAtggtaataatgataataatgctgatgatgatgatgatgatgatgatggcaATGAACGATCGACTATTTACTGCTCGGG gaaaaattGTACGAGTTGCAAATGTCCGAAAGAAGTCCACGATGTTTGTCACGAAGAATGGGTATCAGTACGAGCACGTTTGGGTTTGAAAGGAGAAGgctctaataattatattggaTTTGAGCCGCGAGATCGAGGACTTGCTTGGGCACCACCTGGATTACCACCGCAtaag gtggaagaatatttttcaatgctgCCAGAAATATCAGTACCGCGATTAGGTACTCCTGGGGAACGTCATCGAGATCGTCAACTGGCGACTCAATTACCCAAGCAAGACCTCGCACGAACTTACTGTCGTCACTTGGACCTCAGGCACGCGGCGAGTGCTGATGATTTTATGGCTGCGAGAAATGAAATAGCTCTGGACATTGGTAGTGTCCAGGAAGTACTTGAACGAGGACAT gaatgtGGTGTTTGTCACGAGCCGTTAAAGTACGGAAGTCTTGCCGTGATGGCAAGTAAACTTGGATTACTTTATCATCCCTCGTGTTTCCAGTGTACACAATGTCGAGAATTGCTTGTTGATCTAGCTTATTGCGTTCATGACGACGCTTTGTATTGTGAGAGACACTATGCTGAGAGACTCAAGCCTCGTTGTGCTGCTTGTGAcgag TTGATTTTCAGTGGCGAGTACACAAAGGCAATGAACAAGGATTGGCACAGCGGTCACTTCTGTTGTTGGCAGTGCGACGAGTCCTTGACCGGACAGCGTTACGTCCTGCGCGACGAGCATCCCTACTGCATCAAGTGCTACGAAAGCGTATTTGCAAACGGCTGCGAGGAGTGCAACAAGATCATCGGTATCGACTCAAAG gaTCTTTCGTACAAGGACAAGCACTGGCACGAGGCTTGTTTCCTCTGCAACAAGTGCAGGGTCTCTTTGGTGGACAAACAATTTGGAAGCAAGGTCGACAAGATTTATTGTGGCAATTGTTACGATGCCCAGTTCGCAAGCCGTTGCGATGGATGCGGCGAGATCTTCCGCGCTg GTACCAAGAAGATGGAATACAAGACTCGACAGTGGCACGAGAAATGTTTTTGCTGCGTCGTATGCAAGAATCCCATTGGTACAAAGAGCTTCATTCCGCGCGAGCAGGAAATTTACTGTGCCGGTTGTTACGAGGATAAATTTGCCACTCGTTGCGTCAAGTGTAATAAg ATTATCACCAGCGGTGGCGTAACATACAAGAATGAACCATGGCACAGAGATTGTTTCACTTGCAGCCATTGTAACAATTCACTGGCAGGCCAGCGATTTACTTCACGCGATGATAAGCCGTACTGTGCTGAATGTTTTGGCGAGCTTTTTGCCAAGAGGTGTACAGCTTGCACGAAACCAATCACTg gcATCGGTGGCACACGTTTTATCTCGTTCGAGGACAGGCATTGGCACAATGACTGCTTCATCTGCGCTGGATGCAAAACCTCACTAGTCGGACGTGGATTCATAACTGACGGCGACGACATCATCTGTCCCGAGTGCGCCAAACAGAAGCTCTCGGAATGA